A single genomic interval of Ramlibacter pinisoli harbors:
- a CDS encoding FCD domain-containing protein — protein sequence MIKNVHGNTVDHLGVAILAGRYPPGATIPPEPALCDELGVSRTVVREAVKSLVAKGLVSTGPKVGTRVLPADQWNWFDPDVVAWQSKAGLTREFLRDLQELRRVVEPAAVRMAAERATAADIAGLEAAFQGMRRAVEEGGDYVSHDLQFHQGLLKACHNRMLVQMSHALGPLLRTSFEISTSRSDGPRQSLPLHRAVLDAVIARNPAKAEKASLVLIAGAREDIEVVLATRRRLPKVDLPASHLRAA from the coding sequence GTGATCAAGAACGTCCACGGCAACACCGTCGACCACCTGGGGGTGGCCATCTTGGCGGGACGCTACCCGCCCGGCGCCACCATCCCGCCGGAGCCGGCGCTGTGCGACGAGCTCGGCGTCAGCCGCACCGTGGTGCGCGAGGCGGTCAAGTCGCTGGTGGCCAAGGGCCTGGTCAGCACCGGTCCCAAGGTCGGCACCCGCGTGCTGCCCGCCGACCAGTGGAACTGGTTCGACCCGGACGTCGTCGCATGGCAGAGCAAGGCCGGCCTCACGCGCGAGTTCCTGCGCGACCTGCAGGAGCTGCGCCGCGTGGTCGAGCCCGCGGCCGTGCGCATGGCCGCCGAGCGTGCCACGGCCGCCGACATCGCCGGGCTCGAGGCCGCCTTCCAGGGCATGCGCCGGGCGGTCGAGGAGGGCGGCGACTACGTGTCGCACGACCTGCAGTTCCACCAGGGCCTGCTCAAGGCCTGCCACAACCGCATGCTCGTCCAGATGAGCCACGCCCTGGGGCCCTTGCTGCGCACCAGCTTCGAGATCTCCACCAGCCGCAGCGACGGTCCGCGCCAATCGCTGCCGCTGCACCGGGCCGTGCTCGATGCGGTCATCGCGCGCAACCCGGCCAAGGCCGAGAAGGCCAGCCTGGTGCTGATCGCCGGCGCCCGCGAGGACATCGAGGTGGTGCTGGCCACCCGCCGCCGGCTGCCCAAGGTGGACCTGCCGGCCTCGCACCTGCGGGCCGCCTGA
- a CDS encoding ABC transporter ATP-binding protein gives MATVQIRGVEKFFGAAHIIRGVDIDIADGQFTVLVGPSGCGKSTLLRMIAGLEEISAGEVLIGGRVVNRMLPKERDIAMVFQNYALYPHMTVRDNMAFSLLLARQPRAMIDERVNKAAGILGLESLLDRYPRQLSGGQRQRVAMGRCIVRDPQVFLFDEPLSNLDAKLRVQMRTEIKELHQRLKTTSVYVTHDQIEAMTMADTIVVMRDGLVEQTGSPLEVYDHPANQFVAGFIGSPAMNFLPGIVRRSGGAARVEFSGGVSLPVPANAASAEDGRSVVYGTRPEHMELANGGDGVPTEVVVVEPTGADTQVFTKLAGVDMTTVFRDRHAFQPGEVIRLRPDPLRAHLFDAATGVRLAA, from the coding sequence ATGGCGACAGTGCAGATTCGCGGCGTGGAGAAGTTCTTCGGCGCCGCCCACATCATCCGCGGCGTGGACATCGACATCGCCGACGGCCAGTTCACGGTGCTCGTCGGCCCGTCCGGCTGCGGCAAGTCCACCCTGCTGCGCATGATCGCCGGCCTGGAGGAGATCAGCGCCGGCGAGGTGCTGATCGGCGGCCGGGTGGTCAACCGCATGCTGCCCAAGGAGCGGGACATCGCCATGGTGTTCCAGAACTACGCGCTCTATCCGCACATGACGGTGCGCGACAACATGGCGTTCAGCCTGCTGCTGGCCCGGCAGCCGCGCGCCATGATCGACGAGCGGGTGAACAAGGCCGCCGGCATCCTGGGGCTGGAGTCGCTGCTCGATCGCTATCCGCGCCAGTTGTCCGGGGGCCAGCGCCAGCGCGTGGCCATGGGCCGCTGCATCGTGCGCGATCCGCAGGTGTTCCTGTTCGACGAGCCGCTCTCCAACCTCGACGCCAAGCTGCGCGTGCAGATGCGCACCGAGATCAAGGAACTGCACCAGCGCCTGAAGACCACCTCGGTCTACGTCACCCACGACCAGATCGAGGCCATGACCATGGCCGACACCATCGTGGTCATGCGCGACGGCCTGGTCGAGCAGACCGGCTCGCCGCTGGAGGTGTACGACCACCCTGCCAACCAGTTCGTGGCCGGCTTCATCGGCTCGCCCGCGATGAACTTCCTGCCCGGCATCGTCCGGCGCTCGGGCGGCGCCGCCCGCGTCGAGTTCTCGGGCGGCGTGTCGTTGCCCGTGCCGGCCAATGCCGCCTCGGCCGAGGACGGGCGCAGCGTCGTCTATGGCACGCGACCCGAGCACATGGAGCTGGCCAACGGCGGCGACGGCGTGCCCACCGAGGTCGTCGTCGTCGAGCCCACGGGTGCCGACACCCAGGTCTTCACCAAGCTGGCCGGCGTCGACATGACCACCGTGTTCCGCGATCGCCATGCCTTCCAGCCGGGCGAGGTCATCCGGCTGCGTCCCGATCCGCTGCGTGCGCACCTGTTCGACGCGGCCACCGGCGTGCGCCTGGCCGCCTGA
- a CDS encoding ABC transporter substrate-binding protein: MSDNRRKFLKKASAGAAAVSVPMLWPASASAQQWNNQPEKGATLRVLRWKRFVQGDEDAYMANVKKFTEKYGIAVRVDNEGWEDVRPKAAVAANTGGGPDIILSTNDDANLYPDKLLDVTDLSDYLGKKYGGWYPGAQAYCRPDGKKWIAVPLGCAGSMIVYRGSQVKAAGFDAFPKNTDDFLKMFKALKEKGTPGGMALGNATGDGLWCNWLVWAFGGMLVDKNNKVIIDSPETAKALEYGKELYATFVPGTLSWLDPNNNKAFLDGQVSVTNNGISIYYAAKNATDPKVKEMAADIQHAAFPVGPVGQPTESHLFFNQMIFKYSKYPKAAKEFLRFMMEQEQFDPWLTGAGGYVAPPLDTYAKSAIWTADPKNTPYRDAVKNMRPAGYAGKLGYASAGAGADFIIVNMVAEAVSGSKTPKEAMQRAQQRAERYYKV, translated from the coding sequence ATGTCCGACAACCGTCGCAAGTTCCTGAAGAAGGCCTCCGCCGGCGCCGCCGCAGTGTCGGTGCCGATGCTGTGGCCCGCCTCCGCGTCCGCACAGCAGTGGAACAACCAGCCCGAGAAGGGCGCCACGCTGCGCGTGCTGCGCTGGAAGCGCTTCGTGCAGGGCGACGAGGATGCCTACATGGCCAACGTCAAGAAGTTCACCGAGAAGTACGGCATCGCCGTGCGGGTGGACAACGAGGGCTGGGAAGACGTGCGTCCCAAGGCCGCCGTGGCGGCCAACACCGGCGGCGGCCCGGACATCATCCTGTCGACCAACGACGACGCCAACCTCTATCCGGACAAGCTGCTCGACGTCACCGACCTGTCCGACTACCTCGGCAAGAAGTACGGCGGCTGGTACCCGGGCGCGCAGGCCTACTGCCGTCCGGACGGCAAGAAGTGGATCGCCGTGCCCCTGGGCTGCGCCGGCTCGATGATCGTCTACCGCGGCAGCCAGGTGAAGGCCGCCGGCTTCGACGCCTTCCCGAAGAACACCGACGACTTCCTGAAGATGTTCAAGGCCCTCAAGGAGAAGGGCACGCCGGGCGGCATGGCGCTGGGCAACGCCACCGGCGACGGCCTGTGGTGCAACTGGCTGGTGTGGGCCTTCGGCGGCATGCTGGTCGACAAGAACAACAAGGTCATCATCGACAGCCCCGAGACGGCCAAGGCGCTCGAGTACGGCAAGGAGCTGTACGCCACCTTCGTCCCCGGCACGCTGTCCTGGCTGGACCCGAACAACAACAAGGCCTTCCTCGACGGCCAGGTCTCGGTCACCAACAACGGCATCTCGATCTACTACGCCGCCAAGAACGCCACCGATCCCAAGGTCAAGGAGATGGCCGCGGACATCCAGCACGCCGCGTTCCCGGTCGGGCCGGTGGGCCAGCCCACCGAGTCGCACCTGTTCTTCAACCAGATGATCTTCAAGTACTCCAAGTACCCGAAGGCGGCCAAGGAGTTCCTGCGCTTCATGATGGAGCAGGAGCAGTTCGACCCCTGGCTCACCGGTGCGGGCGGCTACGTCGCCCCGCCGCTGGACACGTACGCCAAGAGCGCCATCTGGACCGCGGATCCGAAGAACACGCCGTACCGCGACGCCGTCAAGAACATGCGTCCCGCGGGCTACGCCGGCAAGCTGGGCTACGCGTCCGCCGGCGCCGGCGCCGACTTCATCATCGTGAACATGGTCGCCGAAGCCGTCAGCGGCTCCAAGACCCCCAAGGAAGCCATGCAACGGGCCCAGCAGCGTGCCGAACGCTATTACAAGGTCTGA
- a CDS encoding carbohydrate ABC transporter permease: MLPAGVLLLLFLTYPLGLGIWLGFTDTKIGRGGAWIGLENYQFLWSDSVTRLALFNTLFYTFIASVVKFVLGLWLAILLNERLPLKTFFRSVILLPYIVPTALSAIAFWWIYDSQFSIISWALVKMGLIDHYIDFLGDPWNARISTIVANIWRGVPFVAITLLAGLQTISPSLYEAGAIDGASGWQRFRFITLPLLTPIIAVVMTFSVLFTFTDFQLIYVLTRGGPLNATHLMATLSFQRAISGGALGEGAAIAVAMVPFLLAAILFSYFGLQRRAWQQGGSDK; encoded by the coding sequence ATGCTGCCCGCCGGGGTGCTGCTGCTGCTGTTCCTCACCTATCCGCTAGGCCTGGGCATCTGGCTGGGCTTCACCGACACCAAGATCGGCCGCGGCGGCGCCTGGATCGGGCTGGAGAACTACCAGTTCCTCTGGAGCGACAGCGTCACCCGGCTGGCCCTGTTCAACACGCTCTTCTACACCTTCATCGCCAGTGTCGTGAAGTTCGTGCTGGGCCTGTGGCTGGCCATCCTGCTCAACGAGCGGCTGCCGCTCAAGACCTTCTTCCGCAGCGTCATCCTGCTGCCCTACATCGTGCCCACCGCGCTGTCGGCCATCGCGTTCTGGTGGATCTACGACTCGCAGTTCTCCATCATCAGCTGGGCGCTGGTGAAGATGGGCCTGATCGACCACTACATCGACTTCCTGGGCGATCCGTGGAACGCCCGGATCTCCACCATCGTCGCCAACATCTGGCGCGGCGTGCCGTTCGTGGCCATCACGCTGCTGGCGGGCCTGCAGACGATCTCGCCGTCGCTGTACGAGGCCGGCGCCATCGACGGCGCCAGCGGCTGGCAGCGCTTCCGCTTCATCACGCTGCCCCTGCTGACGCCGATCATCGCCGTCGTCATGACGTTCTCGGTGCTGTTCACGTTCACCGACTTCCAGCTGATCTACGTGCTGACGCGCGGCGGTCCGCTCAATGCCACGCACCTGATGGCCACTCTGTCGTTCCAGCGCGCCATCTCCGGCGGCGCGCTCGGCGAGGGCGCGGCGATCGCGGTGGCGATGGTGCCGTTCCTGCTGGCGGCCATCCTCTTCAGCTATTTCGGCCTGCAGCGTCGGGCATGGCAGCAGGGCGGCAGCGACAAATGA
- a CDS encoding carbohydrate ABC transporter permease: protein MSSKNDDTDTQGISYLTSLPRRVVTVYVPLAIFVFVLLFPFYWMVITSLKPDNELLSRDGNPFWVIHPTLAHFNKLLFHTSYPAWLWNTVIVTVVATFVSLLCSVLAAYAIERLRFRGARQIGLSIFLAYLVPPSILFIPLASIVFQLGLFDTRWALILTYPTFLIPFSTWLLMGYFRSIPFELEECALIDGATRLEILWKIVLPLSVPGLISAGIFAFTLSWNEFIYALTFISSSEVKTVPVGVVTELVEGDVYHWGALMAGALFGSLPVAVIYSFFVEYYVSGLTGAVKE, encoded by the coding sequence ATGAGCTCCAAGAACGACGACACCGACACCCAGGGCATTTCCTACCTCACCTCGCTGCCGCGCCGCGTGGTGACGGTCTACGTGCCGCTGGCCATCTTCGTGTTCGTGCTGCTGTTCCCGTTCTACTGGATGGTGATCACGTCGCTCAAGCCCGACAACGAGCTGCTGTCCCGCGACGGCAACCCGTTCTGGGTGATCCACCCCACGCTGGCGCACTTCAACAAGCTGCTGTTCCACACCTCGTACCCCGCGTGGCTGTGGAACACCGTCATCGTCACCGTCGTGGCCACGTTCGTGTCGCTGCTGTGCTCGGTGCTCGCGGCGTATGCCATCGAGCGGCTGCGCTTTCGCGGCGCACGCCAGATCGGCCTGTCGATCTTCCTGGCCTACCTGGTGCCGCCGTCCATCCTGTTCATCCCGCTGGCCAGCATCGTGTTCCAGCTCGGGCTGTTCGACACCCGGTGGGCGCTGATCCTCACCTACCCCACCTTCCTGATCCCGTTCTCGACCTGGCTGCTCATGGGGTACTTCCGCTCGATCCCGTTCGAGCTGGAGGAATGCGCCCTCATCGACGGCGCCACGCGCCTGGAGATCCTCTGGAAGATCGTGCTGCCGCTGTCGGTGCCGGGCCTCATCTCGGCCGGCATCTTTGCCTTCACGCTGTCCTGGAACGAGTTCATCTACGCGCTGACCTTCATCTCCTCGTCCGAGGTCAAGACCGTCCCCGTCGGCGTCGTCACCGAACTGGTCGAGGGCGACGTCTACCACTGGGGCGCACTGATGGCGGGAGCCCTGTTCGGATCGCTTCCGGTCGCCGTCATCTACTCGTTCTTCGTCGAGTACTACGTCTCCGGCCTCACCGGCGCGGTGAAGGAATAA
- a CDS encoding IlvD/Edd family dehydratase: MSDIPRKKKQASELRSQQWFGRQDRDGFAYRSWVKGKGVPHDQFDGRPVIGICNTFSELTPCNSHFRTLAEQVKIGVYEAGGFPLEFPVMSLGETLLRPTAMLYRNLASMDVEESIRGNPVDGVVLLMGCDKTTPSLVMGASSVDLPTIGVSGGPMLSGKWRGQELGSGTGVWSMSEQVRAGTLKLQDFFEAESCMHRSHGHCMTMGTASTMASMVEALGLGLPGNAAYPAVDGRRNVLARMAGRRIVDMVHEDQKLSTILTRQAFENAIRTLAAIGGSTNAVIHLVAIARRIGVELAIEDFDKLGSEMPCLVNLQPSGKFLMEDFCYAGGLPAVMKEIQGVLHLDARTANGLTVGENIADAANYNPDVIQPLATPFKDKAGIAVLRGNLAPRGAVIKPSAATPELMVHKGRAVVFEDIEDFHARIDDEDLDIDETCVMVLKNCGPKGYPGMAEVGNMPLPPKVLRKGITDMVRISDARMSGTAYGTVVLHTAPEAAAGGPLAIVRNGDIIELDVPNRKIQLHISDEELQRRLQAWTPPKPPLESGYWKLYVDHVLQADQGVDLDFLVGKRGAFVPRDNH, encoded by the coding sequence ATGAGCGACATCCCCCGCAAGAAGAAGCAAGCGTCCGAACTGCGCAGCCAGCAATGGTTCGGCCGCCAGGACCGCGACGGCTTCGCCTACCGCAGCTGGGTCAAGGGCAAGGGCGTGCCCCACGACCAGTTCGACGGCCGCCCCGTCATCGGCATCTGCAACACCTTCAGCGAGCTCACGCCCTGCAACTCGCACTTCCGCACCCTCGCCGAGCAGGTGAAGATCGGCGTCTACGAGGCCGGCGGCTTCCCGCTCGAGTTCCCGGTGATGTCGCTCGGCGAGACGCTGCTGCGGCCCACCGCCATGCTGTACCGCAACCTGGCCAGCATGGACGTGGAGGAATCGATCCGCGGCAATCCGGTCGACGGCGTCGTGCTGCTCATGGGCTGCGACAAGACCACGCCCTCGCTGGTGATGGGCGCGTCCAGCGTCGACCTGCCCACCATCGGCGTGTCGGGCGGCCCCATGCTGTCGGGCAAGTGGCGCGGCCAGGAGCTGGGCTCGGGCACCGGCGTGTGGAGCATGAGCGAGCAGGTGCGCGCCGGCACGCTCAAGCTGCAGGACTTCTTCGAGGCCGAGTCGTGCATGCACCGCAGCCACGGCCACTGCATGACCATGGGCACGGCCTCCACGATGGCCAGCATGGTCGAGGCGCTGGGCCTGGGCCTGCCCGGCAATGCCGCCTACCCCGCCGTCGACGGCCGCCGCAACGTGCTGGCCCGCATGGCCGGACGCCGCATCGTGGACATGGTGCACGAGGACCAGAAGCTGTCCACCATCCTGACCCGGCAGGCCTTCGAGAACGCCATCCGCACCCTGGCCGCCATCGGCGGCTCGACCAACGCCGTCATCCACCTGGTGGCCATCGCGCGCCGCATCGGCGTCGAGCTCGCCATCGAGGACTTCGACAAGCTTGGCAGCGAGATGCCCTGCCTGGTGAACCTGCAGCCCTCGGGCAAGTTCCTGATGGAGGACTTCTGCTACGCCGGCGGCCTGCCCGCCGTCATGAAGGAGATCCAGGGCGTGCTGCACCTGGACGCCCGCACCGCCAACGGCCTCACCGTGGGCGAGAACATCGCCGACGCCGCCAACTACAACCCCGACGTGATCCAGCCGCTGGCCACCCCGTTCAAGGACAAGGCCGGCATCGCCGTGCTGCGCGGCAACCTCGCACCGCGCGGCGCCGTGATCAAGCCCAGCGCGGCCACGCCCGAGCTCATGGTGCACAAGGGCCGTGCCGTCGTCTTCGAGGACATCGAGGACTTCCACGCCCGCATCGACGACGAGGACCTCGACATCGACGAGACCTGCGTCATGGTGCTGAAGAACTGCGGGCCCAAGGGCTACCCCGGCATGGCCGAGGTGGGCAACATGCCGCTGCCGCCCAAGGTGCTGCGCAAGGGCATCACCGACATGGTCCGCATCAGCGACGCCCGCATGAGCGGCACGGCCTACGGCACCGTGGTGCTGCACACCGCGCCCGAGGCGGCCGCCGGCGGACCGCTGGCCATCGTGCGCAACGGCGACATCATCGAACTCGACGTGCCGAACCGGAAGATCCAGCTGCACATCAGCGACGAGGAACTGCAGCGCCGCCTGCAGGCCTGGACCCCGCCCAAGCCGCCGCTGGAGTCCGGCTACTGGAAGCTGTACGTCGACCACGTGCTGCAGGCCGACCAGGGCGTCGACCTCGACTTCCTCGTCGGCAAGCGCGGCGCGTTCGTGCCACGCGACAACCACTAG
- a CDS encoding sugar kinase: protein MFDVTALGEGMVEFNQTSPGEPNYLQGFGGDTSNAVIAAARAGVRTAYLSRVGDDGFGRSLLELWRREGVDTSAVDADPAGPTGLYFVTHGPAGHEFSYRRAGSGAARMTPAWLQGAAPQAVLRATRILHVSGISLALSPSARETALQAMRQLRAAGGRVAFDANLRLKLWTLEEARAGIAQAMAACDIFLPSLDDVTALNGLREPDAVVDWGHAAGATQVVLKLGAEGCLVSTGGRRERIAAHRVQAVDATGAGDCYSGNLLARLAQGDDLFTAARYANAAAALAVQGWGAVAPLPTAPQVKALL, encoded by the coding sequence ATGTTCGATGTCACAGCACTCGGCGAGGGCATGGTCGAGTTCAACCAGACCAGCCCCGGCGAGCCCAACTACCTCCAGGGCTTCGGCGGCGATACCAGCAATGCGGTGATCGCGGCGGCGCGCGCGGGCGTGCGCACGGCCTACCTGTCCCGCGTCGGCGATGACGGCTTCGGCCGTTCGCTGCTCGAGCTGTGGCGGCGCGAAGGCGTCGACACCAGTGCCGTCGATGCCGACCCGGCCGGCCCCACCGGCCTGTATTTCGTCACCCACGGGCCGGCCGGCCACGAGTTCAGCTACCGCCGGGCCGGCTCGGGCGCGGCGCGCATGACGCCGGCCTGGCTGCAGGGCGCGGCGCCGCAGGCGGTGCTGCGCGCCACCCGCATCCTGCACGTGTCCGGCATCTCGCTGGCCCTGTCGCCGTCGGCGCGCGAGACGGCCCTGCAGGCCATGCGCCAGCTGCGGGCGGCCGGCGGCCGCGTCGCGTTCGACGCCAACCTGCGGCTCAAGCTCTGGACGCTGGAGGAGGCCCGGGCCGGCATCGCGCAGGCCATGGCCGCCTGCGACATCTTCCTGCCCAGCCTGGACGACGTGACGGCCCTGAACGGCCTGCGCGAGCCGGATGCCGTGGTCGACTGGGGCCACGCCGCCGGCGCCACGCAGGTCGTGCTCAAGCTGGGGGCCGAAGGCTGCCTCGTCAGCACGGGCGGCCGGCGCGAACGCATCGCGGCGCACCGCGTGCAGGCCGTCGATGCCACCGGCGCGGGCGACTGCTACTCGGGCAACCTGCTGGCCCGCCTGGCGCAGGGCGACGACCTGTTCACGGCGGCCCGCTACGCCAATGCCGCCGCCGCACTGGCCGTGCAGGGCTGGGGCGCCGTGGCGCCATTGCCGACGGCCCCCCAGGTGAAGGCGCTGCTGTGA
- a CDS encoding 2-dehydro-3-deoxygalactonokinase — protein MTGNLIALDWGTSSLRVALLRADGTVVEEHGGSQGILAVAPGGFPAVFAQAIERWRPAPGQLCLASGMVGSRQGWREAPYCPCPAGFDDLARHLAWVPDAPGGVRLGIVPGLSSTRGGVPDVMRGEEIQVMGALALLDRRDGVFVLPGTHSKWVRVAAGRIVDFATFMTGEVYALLRKHSILARTLPPEDGPLDDEAFLRGAAHARASGSLLQAAFSARTLALFDALPPAAQPSYLSGLLVGEELRAQQLPAGAPVVLIGAEALTTRYALALQALGVPSHRLGAEATWRGLGALARTLPPPP, from the coding sequence GTGACGGGCAACCTGATCGCGCTGGACTGGGGCACTTCGTCGCTGCGCGTCGCGCTGCTGCGCGCCGACGGCACGGTGGTCGAGGAACACGGCGGCAGCCAGGGCATCCTGGCCGTGGCGCCGGGCGGCTTCCCCGCCGTCTTCGCGCAGGCCATCGAACGCTGGCGGCCGGCGCCGGGCCAGCTCTGCCTGGCCAGCGGCATGGTGGGCAGCCGGCAGGGCTGGCGCGAGGCGCCCTACTGCCCCTGCCCGGCCGGCTTCGACGACCTGGCGCGCCACCTTGCCTGGGTGCCGGACGCCCCCGGCGGCGTGCGGCTGGGCATCGTGCCCGGCCTGTCGTCCACCCGCGGCGGCGTCCCCGACGTGATGCGCGGCGAGGAGATCCAGGTGATGGGCGCCCTCGCCCTGCTCGATCGCCGCGACGGCGTCTTCGTGCTGCCGGGCACCCACAGCAAGTGGGTGCGCGTGGCGGCCGGCCGCATCGTCGACTTCGCCACCTTCATGACCGGCGAGGTCTATGCCCTGCTGCGCAAGCACTCCATCCTGGCCCGCACCCTCCCGCCCGAGGACGGCCCGCTGGACGACGAGGCCTTCCTGCGCGGCGCCGCCCACGCCCGAGCGAGCGGCAGCCTGCTGCAGGCAGCCTTCAGTGCGCGCACGCTGGCGCTGTTCGACGCCCTCCCCCCGGCCGCGCAGCCCAGCTACCTGTCGGGCCTGCTGGTCGGCGAGGAACTGCGCGCGCAGCAGCTGCCGGCCGGTGCGCCGGTCGTCCTGATCGGCGCCGAGGCGCTCACCACCCGCTACGCGCTGGCCCTGCAGGCGCTCGGCGTTCCCTCCCACCGCCTCGGCGCCGAGGCCACCTGGCGTGGCCTGGGCGCACTGGCACGCACCCTTCCTCCCCCGCCATGA
- a CDS encoding 2-dehydro-3-deoxy-6-phosphogalactonate aldolase: protein MTTTDSLLHTALAACPLVAILRGITPAEAVPVGRVLVDAGFRLIEVPLNSPDPLISISALAHAFPQVVVGAGTVLRRAEVGPVQSAGGRLVVAPNFDAAVVQEAVDLDMVCLPGVVTPTEAFAALAAGASGIKLFPAELVVPAAVKAMRAVLPADALLLPVGGITPANMAAYRSAGANGFGIGSALYKPGMSVEEVARQARAFVDAAAGTVRA, encoded by the coding sequence ATGACCACCACCGACAGCCTCCTCCACACCGCGCTGGCCGCCTGCCCGCTGGTCGCCATCCTGCGCGGCATCACGCCGGCCGAGGCCGTGCCGGTCGGCCGGGTGCTGGTCGACGCGGGCTTCCGCCTGATCGAGGTGCCGCTCAATTCGCCCGATCCCCTGATCAGCATCTCGGCCCTGGCCCATGCGTTCCCGCAGGTCGTCGTCGGTGCCGGTACGGTGCTGCGCCGCGCCGAGGTCGGCCCGGTGCAGTCCGCAGGCGGCCGCCTGGTGGTGGCGCCCAACTTCGATGCCGCCGTGGTGCAGGAAGCGGTCGACCTCGACATGGTCTGCCTGCCGGGCGTGGTCACCCCGACCGAGGCGTTCGCCGCGCTGGCCGCCGGTGCCAGCGGCATCAAGCTCTTCCCGGCCGAACTGGTGGTGCCGGCCGCCGTCAAGGCAATGCGCGCGGTGCTGCCCGCCGACGCGCTGCTGCTGCCCGTCGGTGGCATCACGCCCGCCAACATGGCCGCCTACCGGTCCGCCGGCGCCAACGGCTTCGGCATCGGCTCGGCGCTCTACAAGCCCGGCATGTCCGTCGAGGAGGTGGCGCGCCAAGCGCGCGCCTTCGTCGACGCGGCCGCGGGGACGGTGCGCGCATGA
- a CDS encoding SDR family NAD(P)-dependent oxidoreductase — translation MTASSTVSFGLQGRVCIVTGGSQGIGEACARRFARDGAVPVIADIDASRGQALAAELGGSFVACDVGDKAQVDALVAATLQRHGRIDVLVNNAGIFKACDFLAISEADFDAVLRVNLKGSFLVGQAVAREMAKAGRGAIVNMSSVNGVLAIPSIASYNVSKGGINQLTRVMALALADQGIRVNAVAPGTIATELAAKAVLTSDEARARILSRTPMKRLGEPAEIADVVAWLASDAASYVTGEIVVVDGGRMTLNYTVPV, via the coding sequence ATGACCGCCTCCTCCACCGTGTCGTTCGGCCTGCAGGGCCGCGTGTGCATCGTCACCGGCGGCTCGCAGGGCATCGGCGAGGCCTGCGCGCGCCGCTTCGCGCGCGACGGTGCCGTCCCCGTCATCGCCGACATCGACGCCAGCCGCGGCCAGGCGCTGGCCGCCGAGCTGGGTGGCAGCTTCGTCGCCTGCGACGTCGGCGACAAGGCGCAGGTCGATGCGCTGGTCGCCGCCACGCTGCAGCGCCACGGCCGCATCGACGTGCTGGTGAACAACGCCGGCATCTTCAAGGCCTGCGACTTCCTGGCCATCAGCGAAGCCGACTTCGACGCCGTGCTGCGGGTCAACCTCAAGGGCTCGTTCCTGGTCGGCCAGGCGGTGGCGCGCGAGATGGCCAAGGCCGGACGCGGCGCCATCGTCAACATGAGCTCGGTCAACGGCGTGCTGGCCATTCCCAGCATCGCCAGCTACAACGTGAGCAAGGGCGGCATCAACCAGCTCACGCGGGTGATGGCGCTGGCCCTGGCCGATCAGGGCATCCGCGTCAACGCAGTGGCGCCCGGCACCATCGCCACCGAGCTCGCGGCCAAGGCCGTGCTCACCAGCGACGAGGCGCGCGCCCGCATCCTGAGCCGCACGCCCATGAAGCGCCTGGGCGAGCCGGCCGAGATCGCCGACGTGGTCGCCTGGCTCGCCAGCGACGCCGCCAGCTACGTCACCGGCGAGATCGTGGTGGTCGACGGCGGCCGCATGACGCTGAACTACACCGTCCCGGTGTGA